Genomic window (Sphingosinicella microcystinivorans):
GGCGAGCGCATCACCTTCGACCACGGCGCGCTGCGCACCATCCGTTTCCGCGAAGGCCCGACCGGCGCGCTCCCCGCCGGGCAGGACGCGTTCCAGCGCATCCTCGAGCCGCTCGGCTACCGCGCGGCGGACACCTACCCGCTGCCCGCGCTGCGCATGACGGGACGCGCCTATTGCCACCGCGACGCGCCGGGGGCGATCCCGCAGTTCTTCGTGAGCGAGCTTCACGTCGAGCGCTTCGACGAGGGTTTCGTGCGCGTCGCCGAGCGCGTGTTCGGCACGACGCGCGACCCGCTGAACGCCGACGCGCAGGACGTGCTCGCGGCGTTCGCGGCGGACGGTAGCGTGCCGTACCCGGACGCCGTGGTGGCGCTGCCCGCGATCGTCGCGGCGTTCGGCTGCCACCACGATCCCGTGTCGCTCGGCGACTACGAGGCGCTGCTCGCCCGCTCCGGTGAGGCGGCGTGGATCGCGACCGAGGGCAACGCCTTCAACCACGCCACCGACCGCGTCGCCGATGTCGATGCGCTGGCCGCGCGGCTGAAGGCGGAAGGGCGGCCGATGAAGGACACGGTGGAGGTCTCGGGCAGCGGCCGCGTGCGGCAGACGGCGTTCCGCGCCGATACGTTCGAGCGCAAGTTCGTGGGCGGCGTGCGCCGCACCGTACCGGGCTCGTTCTACGAGTTCATCACGCGCGACATCGACCCCGCCACCGACCGCCTCGACCTCCGCTTCGACAGCGGCAACGCCACCGGCATCTTCGCGATGACGCGCGCCGCGTAACGCGGTAAGCAGCGCCGAACGGTTCGCCGAACGCATTTTCCAAGGAGAAGACCATGTCCGACAATTTGCTTGGGGTTTACAGCCGGGCGCCGCTCGTCGTCGATCGCGGCGAGGGGACGTGGCTCTATGATACGGACGGCAACCGCTGGCTCGACTGCGTGATGGGCATCGCCACCGACGCGCTCGGCCACGCGCACCCGAAGCTGGTCGCGGCGCTGGACACGCAGGCGAAGAAGCTGTGGCACGTCTCCAACATCTTCCGCATTCCGGGGCAGGAGGCGCTGGCGAAGCGCCTGATCGACGCGACCTTCGCGGACGTGGTGTTCTTCGGCAATTCCGGCTCCGAGGCGATCGAGGGCGCGCTGAAGACGGCGCGGCGCTATCACCATGTGAACGGGTCGCCGGAGCGCGTGGACGTGATCGGCTTCGCGGGCTCGTTCCACGGCCGCACCTATGCGGCGGTGAACGCATCGGGCAACGCCGCGTACCTCGACGGCTTCGGTCCGCGGCTTCCGGGCTATGTGCAGCTGACGATCGACGACGAGGCGGGCATCGCCGAGGCGATCGCGCGCCCGACCACGGCGGCGGTGATCGTCGAGCCGGTGCAGGGCGAGGGCGGCGCGCGGGCGCTCTCCGGCGAATGGCTGAAGCGCGTGCGCGACCTCTGTACGCAGCACGGCGTGCTCCTCATCTACGACGAGGTGCAGAGCGGCATGGGGCGCACCGGCAAGCTGTTCGCGCACCAGTGGTTCGAGGGCGTCGAGCCGGATATCATGGCGATCGCCAAGGCGCTC
Coding sequences:
- a CDS encoding aspartate aminotransferase family protein: MSDNLLGVYSRAPLVVDRGEGTWLYDTDGNRWLDCVMGIATDALGHAHPKLVAALDTQAKKLWHVSNIFRIPGQEALAKRLIDATFADVVFFGNSGSEAIEGALKTARRYHHVNGSPERVDVIGFAGSFHGRTYAAVNASGNAAYLDGFGPRLPGYVQLTIDDEAGIAEAIARPTTAAVIVEPVQGEGGARALSGEWLKRVRDLCTQHGVLLIYDEVQSGMGRTGKLFAHQWFEGVEPDIMAIAKALGGGFPIGAFLATTEAAKGMVVGTHGSTFGGNPLAMAVGIAAFDEIAKEETLAHARAIAADFVERLTALKDKHGDLIVDVRGKGLLIGLKLVPNNREFMALARDHGILVAGGGENCVRLLPPLILSHDEVAEAVKRLDSAFADARTRLAKAA
- a CDS encoding 2-oxoadipate dioxygenase/decarboxylase family protein, which codes for MSNTNVGTIGHLVIDTLGPQAGAKALGALAIDAALLAETGETVSRAAFAMALNVLLFDDLLKRVPSGAAYVADTVARGERITFDHGALRTIRFREGPTGALPAGQDAFQRILEPLGYRAADTYPLPALRMTGRAYCHRDAPGAIPQFFVSELHVERFDEGFVRVAERVFGTTRDPLNADAQDVLAAFAADGSVPYPDAVVALPAIVAAFGCHHDPVSLGDYEALLARSGEAAWIATEGNAFNHATDRVADVDALAARLKAEGRPMKDTVEVSGSGRVRQTAFRADTFERKFVGGVRRTVPGSFYEFITRDIDPATDRLDLRFDSGNATGIFAMTRAA